A stretch of Paenibacillus mucilaginosus 3016 DNA encodes these proteins:
- a CDS encoding pirin family protein codes for MQALVYTPVMQGTGEFDGGRIKEQKPIGFPGEGSVVKRVGPLFYWAWATSETEAAIGLHPHKGFEIMTYVVGGTAYHGDTLGTDSVVGAGGVQVMQTGSGVSHKEKLSAGAELFQIWFEPDLSEAVLRQPTYHQYAHEDFPQVSRAEGVSVKTVIGGGAPVELAADIRMWDVEVQGGALYTQSVPEGYTLTALAIRGQGTWAAAGVSSREPTAFHHKDFIVAAAASDTEVEIRNTQDAPLRLILIQVPTKVDYPLYPKR; via the coding sequence ATGCAAGCACTTGTATATACACCTGTCATGCAGGGAACAGGGGAATTTGACGGCGGCCGGATTAAGGAGCAGAAGCCGATCGGTTTTCCGGGGGAAGGCTCCGTGGTCAAACGGGTGGGGCCGCTGTTCTATTGGGCATGGGCCACATCGGAGACGGAAGCTGCAATCGGCCTGCATCCGCATAAGGGCTTTGAGATTATGACCTATGTGGTGGGCGGCACAGCCTATCATGGGGATACCTTGGGGACGGACAGCGTGGTTGGCGCAGGCGGGGTACAGGTCATGCAGACGGGATCGGGCGTAAGCCATAAGGAGAAGCTGAGTGCCGGCGCGGAGCTGTTCCAGATCTGGTTCGAGCCCGACTTGTCGGAAGCCGTTCTGCGGCAGCCGACGTATCACCAGTACGCACATGAGGATTTCCCGCAGGTGAGCCGGGCGGAAGGGGTCAGCGTCAAAACCGTCATCGGCGGGGGAGCGCCCGTAGAGCTCGCTGCCGATATCCGGATGTGGGATGTGGAAGTGCAGGGCGGCGCCCTATATACGCAGAGCGTACCCGAGGGTTACACGTTAACGGCACTGGCGATCCGCGGACAGGGAACATGGGCTGCGGCAGGCGTGTCTTCGAGGGAGCCGACGGCATTCCATCACAAGGACTTTATTGTCGCTGCGGCCGCATCCGATACCGAGGTGGAGATCCGGAACACGCAGGACGCCCCCCTTCGGCTGATTCTGATTCAGGTTCCGACCAAGGTGGATTATCCGCTGTATCCTAAGCGTTGA